One Staphylococcus simiae genomic region harbors:
- a CDS encoding zinc ribbon domain-containing protein, giving the protein MKYCPNCGHEIEGQQTFCNNCGHKLTASEQNQTQSNTNASRQSRPAPVQRPNPQRYQSPYYPPQKDGMSTFLKVILIIISLVVLALLLFGAYYAYKTFIANNNEPTSTQSHNNGSTHSHPTGGSSSHHTNTARGPEISIYSDSFDKEFMKSSSKDGYDGVYEGMTRAEVENRYGRPSGDVYVSGDRYDKYGDLGVLYRDGQVRDVVVAPTNVSETDYVDHYGEPDDRRHNLLIYDAYKHNDFSVVVNIDDDGMVTSIENIDQLPED; this is encoded by the coding sequence ATGAAGTATTGTCCTAATTGTGGTCATGAAATAGAAGGTCAACAAACATTTTGTAATAACTGTGGTCATAAATTGACTGCTAGTGAACAGAATCAAACTCAAAGTAATACCAATGCGAGTCGTCAAAGTAGACCGGCACCGGTTCAAAGACCGAATCCACAAAGATATCAAAGTCCATATTATCCTCCACAAAAAGATGGTATGTCGACATTTTTAAAAGTAATACTAATTATCATTTCACTCGTTGTCTTAGCTTTACTGTTATTTGGCGCATATTATGCATATAAGACATTTATCGCTAATAATAACGAACCAACTTCTACGCAAAGTCATAATAATGGATCAACCCATAGTCATCCTACTGGGGGATCTTCATCACATCATACCAATACAGCAAGAGGTCCTGAAATTAGTATATACAGTGATTCATTTGATAAAGAGTTTATGAAATCTTCATCTAAGGATGGATACGATGGTGTATATGAAGGTATGACTAGAGCCGAAGTTGAAAATAGATATGGTCGACCAAGTGGCGATGTTTATGTATCTGGAGATAGATATGATAAGTATGGAGACTTAGGCGTATTATATAGAGATGGTCAAGTTAGGGACGTTGTTGTGGCACCAACTAATGTTTCAGAAACCGACTACGTAGATCATTATGGTGAACCAGACGATAGACGTCATAACTTATTAATTTATGATGCTTATAAACATAATGACTTTAGTGTAGTAGTAAATATTGATGATGATGGTATGGTTACATCTATAGAAAATATTGACCAGCTACCAGAAGACTAG
- a CDS encoding phosphate-starvation-inducible PsiE family protein produces the protein MCIGAIAAILVIFLFTEVFGFFENLFLKASDLKYNQIIEDLLVSFMYIEFILLIVQYFKHNYHFSLQYFIYLGITAIVRIIIVEHSDAVNTLLLVVGIFILTISLYCLKKFTID, from the coding sequence ATTTGTATCGGTGCGATAGCCGCTATTCTAGTTATATTTTTATTTACTGAAGTCTTTGGTTTCTTTGAAAATTTATTCCTCAAAGCGAGTGACTTAAAATATAACCAAATTATTGAAGATTTACTTGTATCATTTATGTATATCGAATTTATCTTATTGATTGTCCAGTATTTTAAACACAATTATCATTTCTCATTACAATATTTTATATATTTAGGTATCACTGCGATTGTTAGAATTATTATTGTCGAACATAGTGATGCTGTAAACACATTATTATTAGTAGTAGGTATCTTTATTTTAACGATTTCGTTATATTGTTTAAAAAAATTCACTATAG